The Haliotis asinina isolate JCU_RB_2024 chromosome 2, JCU_Hal_asi_v2, whole genome shotgun sequence genomic interval CGAATATGTACACTTCCATCCACTTGACTTGAAAAGATCAAGTGTCAGTTCTTTTAATTTGCCCAACTCTTTTAGACAATTGCATCATTTGACATTTTACACTTTTCCATTAACTTCCAGCACTCatcgacccatgaaggtccaggggtagaatagtccttcagcaacccatgcttgccataaaaggcgactatgcttgctggtcagacttgctgacgtggttgacatgtcgcagatcgatgcttattttgttggtcactggattgtctggtccagatttgattatttacagaccaccgccatatagctggaatatttctgagtgcagcataaaactgaactcgttCACTCCAGCACTCATCTGTGTCATTATTTTATTATGGTGGTGTTTTGTGTCTTCAAAACACTTTCGAAGATAGTAATCATGGTCACAGTCTTCAATGATGAACCAATTTTGTTGTTAAAGATAGGATAgctatatgtttatatatatcaaGGCTGTGTATATACTACTTCACTTTACTTGAGAACTTGACTCATATTTTGTTATCAAAGTGAATTACTTGACCTCACACCCCATTTGAAATTTACATTGTTGTAAATGCCTTTTCTCTTCAGAGTTGATCCTTTCGCAAAGAAAGACTGGTATGATGTGAAGGCCCCTTCTATGTTTGCTGTACGCCAGATTGGCAAAACCTTGGTAACAAGAACACAAGGAACAAGTATGAGTATTTTCACTCTCTAAACATTCTTCCCATGTTTATAGCATGAAGAAAGTAGGACATAGGATGTTTGGTGTCTTGAAATGATTTACATAAACATGGTGAAGGTTTGCAATTGTAGTTGACAGAGTTAGATCTGTTTTCTTTATCAGAGCATTAGTCAGTCGTAGACAGATCTTTGTGTGTGAAGAGTTGAAGTTATTTTTGGCCAGTGATGACATTCGTGCACCACGCTGAATCAGTTCTTGAGGATTTGCCTAACCCACTGAATCTTTGTCTGAGGCCCACTGTTGACATGAACACTGACTACTGCACCACTAAATGTTTTCCTGCACATTTCTGGTATGGAATATGATGTGAGAAATGACATAGTCCCTGATGTTTTGAAAACTTCGTTAGAAGATTCACCACAGATCAAAACTGTTATACTACACACAAGAATCTAGTCCTAACTTTTTGAAGTGTTAGCAAATCCtgtgctgaacatttgaaaCAGGTTAAAAATAGATATGTTCACTTGCATTGTAAGAACTTAAAATCAATCATGTTAATTTTTATGCATACTTTAAATGACCaaagtgaacaaaatgtttttctgattctTACAAGACAGCTTGTTAAAAGTACAGGGAACACTCTGGACAATGTGGGGAAATCTCTTCCTAAATCTGAGCAATGATATTTTCAGAAGAAGTTAGATATTTCTATTTTGTTACATAGTGGAAGCATGCATAAGTAATTGGAATTTCTCCACATTTTAATGGGATTATTTGTATTTCAATGGATAAAACTCCTCAAATTTCTACCCAAAGTGATCCCTGAAAGGACTACAAGTTCAAGGAGATTTTTCTATATGTAGGTCCCGTATTTCTTGTCACAAAAGAACATTAACCTGTGTGAAAGTGTTCTAAAAAGAAATACTTCCAGAAATACTAAATAAGTTTCTTTTCTGTTCATCAGTAAAATGTCAACCAATGTGCTATCAACTATTTCACCTTTGCTTAAACGTTTAGCGTGCCAGTGAAGATGGATGTAAGTTGTTTGTGTGTTCCCCAAACTGCAATCAGCATCTTTGTAGTCTGTGATGACATTCGTGCATCACGCTGAACCTTTATTGAGGATATGCCTAGCCCACTGAATCTTTTTCTGAAGCTATTTTATGTTGCTGATGTCGTTTTATGACCTTATTCATACACTTTTCTCCCATGGTCAGATTACAAGAATGATCTGACATTGTGTGTAAAAGTGGATGCATATCATGATTTTATTTGCCACAGAATGTTGGAATGGAAACATCACAAATTTATGAATTAATGTGATTAAGATGATTACGGTTTTTCAGACAAGTACCAATCATGAAGAGATGGAGAGGGGATCTAATTGATTCTGTGTATTTTAAAAGCTCTCTCATACTGTAGCAGCTCTTATatacagataatttactgtttTCGGTCATGCTAATACTATtgattttgtttcagaaattgCCTCTGATGGACTTAAGGGTCGTGTGTTTGAGGTGTCTTTAGCCGACCTTCAGAATGATGAGGTTACCTTCAGAAAATTCAAGCTGATTGCCGAAGATGTTCAGGGCCGCAACGTCCTTACTAACTTCCATGGCATGGATCTTACACGTGACAAGCTCTGCTCCATGGTGAAGAAATGGCAGGTGGgtagttttgacattgattaCAAGATTTGTATGGTCAAGACGTTGATTTTCAGGAATAACTCATTGCTCATGACTTCAATTGCTCAGACTTTGACAAGTCAGCTCCTCTGAAATGTTGTTCTTTTCTAAGTTGTTAAGTGAAAGATTACAATTATCATGTACACACTGCCAACTGTTTCAGACTTTGATTGAGGCTCATCTGGATGTGAAGACAACTGATGGCTACTTGTTGAGGATTTTCTGCATTGGCTTCACCAAGAAGAGGGCCAACCAGGTGAAGAAGACCTGCTATGCCCAGCACACACAGGTGAGTTGATGTGGGGAAACAAGGGCTGCATTCCCACTCTTACTGATTGTCCTACTTTGATCAAATTTCATTCTGTCTAGTATGCTATGTCCTTCTGTTTACTGTGAATATTGTGTTGGAttgattctgttgaaaattgTTTAGTATGAGAAGAAACGTATGTTCCTTATGATATCAGTTTATTATCTTGGTAACTTACACTGTCAGGAATTAAGTGTTCTTGCTTAATTTTGATAACAAAGCCAGCTTCAGTTATTATTTATGTGTATTGTTTTCAGATCAAGGCTATCCGCAAGAAGATGCTTGAGATCGTTGGCCGAGAAATCACTTCCAATGACATGAAGGAAGTTGTAAACAAGCTGTAAGTTAAGATAAAATGTTGAATTATTTAGCCCATTACCATGAGTGATTCATTGATAGAAAAGATCCCAGTATCCCATGCTTTCGACATGAACCAGCTAATCAAGGTTGGGGGCTTAGTCTGGATTAAAACGGTCActtatcacactgaagacacatgttcaattccccagatggatacagtgtgtgaagcccatttgtgctgtcccttgccatgatattgctagaatattgctaaaacagacGTAAAACATACTTTCGCTTTACCCAGTGTGTGCACAGGTTGATTGCGCATGATTTTCTCCCCAGTCTGGTTGTGCAGTGCTTGAGCTGTCATTTTTTGGGTTGTTTTAATCACACTTAAATATTTATAAGTGTTGTATGACTTGAATACACATTTTAACATTCCCTGTACTTGGCCAGTGATGACATTCGTGCACCACGCTGAATCAGTCCTTGAGGATTTGCCTACCCCACTGAATATATTGTCTGAGGCCTGAATTGAGAGTTCTAGCAAGCATGTCTGTACGTGCCTGCATCAGCACTTGGAGTGTGTAGGGGAGAGCTAAAATATGTGCATCATTGAACAGcttttgattggtcagttggTCCACAGACTTAGATGCTGCTGCAGTATTTATCCTTTTTAATGATGACGCTGTTGCAGCAACTTCACACCCTTATGTTTATAAAAACAGGATCCCCGACAGTATCGGCAAGGACATTGAGAAAGCATGCCAGGGAATCTACCCCCTTCATGATGTGTACGTCAGGAAAGTCAAGGTTCTCAAGAAGCCCAAGTTTGATGGTAGGTTACTTTTGTTTGTTCAGGGTGTTACCAGGAAATCGTCAAGTATTTGGGCTGGTAGGGAGTGAATTCAGATACATATATTATTAAATCCTTGTAGTATATGTAAGGGCACATGTTTTTTCTGAAATGTTATCTTGACATCAAGAAATAgatcaatatatattttgttcatattagaaACCCATGCTAGATGTCAGTTATGCATTTAAGTGATATTCGTATGATGTAACAGGTCACTGAACACTTGGAATCCATTTCATGTTGTATGTATTGGGTCAGAAGGTAATTAGTGCACAGGAGTTACATATAAATAGTCTCAAATTTTCTagacttgttttgtttgtcttgTTCATTTCCCAAATTTTCCTGTCAACTTTGACTATCACATTACCATCTATTGGTGTTACAATGTGTTAATCCTCATCAACATGCATTTCCCACTGTATGTGGTTATTGAGGCTTTGAGTTGCCATTTAATGCTGGCTCTGTTTTCCAGTGGGAAAGCTGATGGAGCTCCATGGTGAGGGAAGTGGAGGTGGCTCTTCCAAACCCGTGACGTCTGAGGGAGGTGAGGGAGTGACCCGACCAGAGGGATATGAACCACCAGTCCTTGAGTCGGTGTAAACTGTGTACATGGGGAAAAAATAAAGCTGTCGGAGGAGAAATTTTTTGTACTTTTATGATTGGAGCTAATCCTGTGTGTGAATGGTGAAGCAGTCACTACATTTAATATGCCTGACCAGAACACAATCTGTAGGTTGTAAGCTGCTGTCATGGCTGATGTGCTAATATTATATAGGCCATAGACAATCACATACTACACCATATTAAAGCTTGGCATAACACACTTTCTGTGAACAATGTGGTCACACCAGTTGTTTTGCTTTTCTTAAATCTGAAGAGCTCTTTAGATCATTCCTATTGATATACAATTATTTTTAGCTATTGACAGTGTTGTATTTTAATACTAGAACATTGTATCCTTTTTTATGTGACTCATTTGGTCATTGAAATGATCGGAAATACTGGAATTTTCATTGACTCTAGATTCCACCCTTGCATCTTTCACACACTAATATTCAACATGGTGTACTGTACAGATGCAGGAGGGGCGTGTCTGCATATCCGTAAATGTAAATCTGAAAGTCATCGTGAGTTCCTTTTTGGCTTGGCAACTCAACAAGTACGTCTTTGAGgaacaaaatacacattttaacATGACACAATTTTCCTGCATGGCCCATATAACTGAAGGCTAGTGGGCCATGAGCTCGCTCATTAGAAATGGTAGAATGAAAGCTGAAGATTACGTCCTCTCTATGCCACCCGTTTGGCCACCATAATGATCCAGTGGTACTACATGGCACACTTGTAATTCTACAGAATTGTCTGACAGGTTAAGTGTCTAAGAAAACAGAATCGGTGTGTTTGCTGATGATTTATGAAGTTATTAGATCTGTTCTCAGGACAGATTCTCACAGTTGGATTGTGTTGGTTATATCTTAAACTTCATATGGGAAATGGACCCGTGAAAAAGGTATTCTGCAATCCCAGCTTGCCTTAACAGACAAATGTGCTTGTCAATAGTGGCatctaacaggatcaggtggtcaggcgcgctgacatggttgacatgtcattggttcccagtttcacagatcaatgctcatgctgttgttaactggattttctggacaagacacaattatttacagactgctgccatagagctggaatattaccgagtgcagaataaaattaaactcactcattagaaATGAGCAATAGCTGATGATTCCCTTTAATTTCATCGTATCTCATAATGCTGATGTGACTGACGTAGTAGTATATTTGCTGATATCTGACAACCTGTGTAAGTAATTACTGTTCCCAACCAGAATGGGTAGGGTACGGGGTGGTGGGTCAGATTTGGGTATTCACTGTAAATTCAGCATCATCCCTCTGTACATGCGTATCTCCTGATTCTCAACATGGTACCTCATGAattgttgtacccaatgtcttcaaatttagtgacagcctacattgggatATTATGCAGACAAAAGTTGATTcgagtgaccttgaccttattttcaaggaaaCAATGACAATGTGAACTCTTGTAACAGTATATTTCTTGTTGTACCCAAAATCTTCAATTATGCCAACAGCCTACAGTGGGTGATCATGCAGACCCCAGTCCCGAGTAGGGTTGACTTTGACCCTATTTGCATCTGGGGACATTGCCATGTTTGTAACTGCCAAATACTTTTTTGTACTATGAAATGTTTTAGTGATTtgtaatgtttcagttttgGTCCACTCCTCATGACTGATCagtgacagtctaagtaaacttaagtCTCAGGGTATTGCATAACACTCCaccaccgagtctaacaaaacagTAGAAGgctgcgtcaggtaaccttttgAGTGACGCCGACctgtgaccatccaatcaaaagCGAAAccgttaaatagatttaaccaatctgacaacagctactatttagggatcggagggacttttaaaatattcaggtctctccacaaacaaaaatccacatataacagAGTTATCTGACCTGCAGTACATAAGCTTTggtgtttctgttgacatggttaccattagccaatatttctgcaagacgacatccttgaatattgcaaaaaacaatattttcagcgactgtttactcactgttgtcatggttgtaacgtacgccatgtgcatcacctggaaacgagcgtacactaaatagcatttggaatcgtttgggtatgaacctttttgagataaaaagttcaaaaggtatgtgcgaatgtgcactttcgcgatttggtaagctgtgctctgattggtcaatctcaaaggttacctgacgtgacctcccgtaaggttttgttagactcagtagtggagtgtaacgaaaagtactgaggataagtctATCAGTGATAACACTGTCACACAATCTCCCTGACCTCTAACACAATCCACCCACACTCTTCACGACAATGCAGTACAACTACATCAACAACTGATGTTCCAGGtcttgaataaaaaaaaaaacaagcataAGCACACATGGTTTCATCATTATAAATTTTTATAACATTCACATGATGTGAAAGCAGTGAAAGGACAAACATGATAGTGTTGGTAAAAGTATTCCAGTGTTTGTACAGGTGTGCAGGTACAAACACAGATGACCTTGCTTGTTGAATCGTCAACCATCACTAACTTATgtacaatcataaaatatagaatTACAAGCAACCCAGTTGTTTAGACTCAATAGAGAGTATTCATGTGTAAAAATAGACTCTTGTAAATCGTGTAGCAATTGTGTTGTGGGCCATGAAAAATGCTTATTTTTTGATAAACTGATGCATTTTCATTATGTCAATGTCAACTATTGATaacagtgagtaaacaatcATCAGTATTTCTGGATGAAATGGCATGTACTGCTCGCTTCAGAAAACTCATGGACCACTAAACCACAACATTAGACAAGCACCATCACTTGGTTTAGTGCCAACTGCTGTCAATGTCAACTGACATGGGTCATCTGTAGTCACAGGAGCCTAGTAACACTGTTTAACATGAAACTAGAGAATATTCCTGCTATTAGATGGTAAATAATCCAATGtggattagacaatccagtgattggtatTGCGAACAGTGAGCCACTGTACCTGGGAACAAGGACACCCTATCATCCATGTTCCCATTTACCGGTTTATTTGTCACCCTTAAGTTACTTTTAAGGACTTGTTGGCTCTTCAGAAAATGCAAATAATTTGcttgtacatgtaaatatttgaaaaatctAAATCTAACACTACAATATGTTGACACTGGATTACACTGGGCTAAATCTACTGGTATATTGCTTTCGATTGTGATGAATTAAATGACTCAAGTTTTTCATCTAAAGATATGAATTCTCAATTTCAGACACTTTTTGAAAACATAACCCATGTTGCATGCTGAATTTACATGTCCATTATCTTCAATTTATGATACATGTCAAATATGAATAAATGCATAAAGGTCCCAATATTTCAAACTATTAATGCTTACACTGACAGAAAGTTAAgcaccttagtgctaaggtatTTGTAACTCCTACATCTTGATACATCAGTCTTATTGCTAAGGTTGTTGTGAACAGCTCACTGAAGTAAGAATCCATTTACAGGTAGTTGACCATTAGTATTGTCATCAAATGCAGATATACAGCTGTCAGTGGGAGTGCCACTattatagagaatctcaccaaAGAGTCTTTCAAGCTCTTATATATCAAGACGAGTTGatgaaagttacaaatatccatTTCTTCGTGAGGAAGTAATAAAGTTTATCATGAAATcttaatatatttgaaattgGAAGACATCAGCTTGAAACTATCATCCAAAATATGTGTTCCAAATGTTTCTGTTTCAATGGTGACTTGAACATAGAAGTAAAGATACAGCTCCACACTAGGGAGATTACTGATGTCAAGATACTGTCATTAcatcacaaaaatctgcattGTGATGAAATTACTTTGTAGGATATAATGTTTGATCTCACTCAAGCAAGTATCTAGACAGAATCTAAgatgatacatgtatttctgaTACAGTAATGCTGAGCATTGGGCTGAGGGGTTGGTCCACTGGCTGCATAGAACTGACAAATACTTTCAACTACAAGTACCAAGGGACCGTTCAACAAAGCAAGACTCCACTCTTACCATCAACTTTGACAATATTACATTAAGGGTTGCTTTGTGGAATGAGAGCCCTGTATGTTACCATACAAAGTTTGAGAGTCTGAACCTTCAAGCATGTTAGCACACTGAAATCCTTCCTTAGAACTATATCTCGGTTTTTGCCTAGCTGAGCAATATATCTTGTGACACAATCTACTGATTTGATATAAAACAGTTTTGTGTGTGAGATGGCATTCTGTAAATTCTGAATGTGTAAAGAACATCATTTCAAACATAGAAAATAAGACGAAtctgaagagtctgacagttatGTTTCATCAATATATTCTATCGGCACATCTAGAAGGGAGCTGATGGGGTCCTCAAATCCACCCATGTTCATCCATAGAACATCTTATGGCATCTCCATAATACAATTCTCAAGTAGGACTTGTTTTCAGTTAGGGACGTCACAATTCACACTACAAATGTACATCTGATGACCTGATACATGAAGCATCATTCTTCTATATATTctgtattgaatttcaaaactttATCAAGTTCTGAGAAAACTAGATTTATCTTACACCAAAACATGATACCTAAGTGGATTGCATTACACTACTACAATGAGTCTGAAATAACTCTCACGcgaacaaataacaaaatggtTGCTGCAAATGGCTTGACTGCAAGGAAGTTGGAAAATTTCATGTGAAAACTGTGCAAATTAAGTTTTTCCATTATACTTTATCACGCCTCAGATATCACAACATGCACAGTATCATGAGTTTAATATACACCAAGTTTTTGAATGTTACAACACAGAGATACATACTCTTTTGGGAGAATTCTAGCAcagaaaccagctgaaatataTTATGTTAGAGATCATTATGCTTCTGAAATGCCAAATATCTATATACTCTTTCAATATCATTCTCTAAAACCTAGGTTAAAATCAAACATACAAGGTTACATAAAAACAATTTCGTAAACATTGCAACAGATATTCTTGCtctaaaacatttcatttctcaTCCCTACAGATAATCTCAATAATATAGGACTGAATTATACAAGCTCTGAAGTGATAAAAATCAAATAAattatatgtacattttatatCACATTTCACTTCCTGATAATCATACCCAATCATTCcgtcacatgactgaaatactCTCGAAAAACAAAGCACCAATAAGCATTCAAGGGTCCCAGTGATTGGCATATGTACACACAATAAAACCATAAAAGCAAGGTGAAGTAAGTAAAACAGGTATAGAGTTTAAAATAAGTGTTGTGTATTCCTTCAGCAGACATTACTGCTGTTTGCTTTGTACCACAACTCCCATGGATCCATCATGGAGTAATAACGTACCATCCGGATTATTAATGTACCATCTAGGATTTATTAATGTACCATCCAGGATTATTAATGTACCTAGTAGGATTATCAATATACCATTCAGGACCTaaattttttaagctctcttagcgctaagattgttgTGCATTACAATAacatgactatcttagcacaaagagagcttcgaaaatctaggccctggactAATAATGTACCATTCCAGGATTATTAATGTAATGTTGGGTGAGTCTGGTCTTTCTCAGCCTTTCAATGATTCCCTGTCAACTCTACCCAAAAGTAAGTGGTAATGTCTTTCAAGATACCTACAATATGCGTGTGATAACATTACACACACTACTCCACTGTTAGATCCCCATAGTAGATGATGGTTATgaatataacatataacatattAACTGCACAGAAAAATGCATAATAATCTGACAATCTGTGTCGAACTTTTCGCAATATTATAAACAATACTTtcagttatacatgtatattttgccCCAGATATTGTTCATTAAACTGAGGACCTGGCTAAAATTCCAGACTTTTATCTACAGACAAACCTGAAGCACAAAATGCATAGTCACATATATTGGCTTTAAATAGAGACGAAAAACAAAGTGTGCAAGATAATAGAGTGAGAATGTTCAAGATCTTAGCATTCCAACCACTGGGTGAAAACGAATGTCTGTATACACTGAATGGAGCAATGTGTACCTGAATCAGTTGTCATAGTAACAAGAATCAGGACATTGCTATTGAACATCATTATCTGTGATTCTTATTTAATACAAAGACAGctttataaatacacatatacatatctCTTGTTCTAATCAATACTTGTCCgatatttcattaaaaataaacacaataatGGAAAGGTAGTCTTTGATTTGATATATCATTCACTGATACTGTCTTTCAGTTGTAGATGTGTTGTGATCCATATTACTATATACAGTCATTAATAGTTCTTTGTTGGACCTGTATTGCAGCAATATATGAATcgatatatgtttatatattcagtgttcATTTGGATATAGAAGTATTTTCTTTCAGGTAAAAATATGTATCTCTTGTAAATAAACACCCTAAAAATCATATGAAAACCTTATAAAATGGACAAATCACGAACCTCACGAACAACTGCACTGTGCAGAAAATagcatgaaaacaaaattttgaaatttccacTGCCTTATCAGTCACAACACTGAGGTGATGTGAGAGGCCTTATCCAAGATAAGAAGATACAGGTAAATAACTCAAGAAAATAATGCCCCCAAAGGCCCATCCTGCAGACAATGAAAAATCAATTGTGTAGCATTTTAACAGGTGAATACTGACTTCCCCCTCCATTATGAACATGTAACGAACAACGTTCTGTCAGCAACAAGGTCTCCACTTCCGAAGACGCTCAGACACATGCCATTGCTTGTTAGGAAATGATTTCATTATTGCTAATTCTAACTTCTTTTCCCTCTAAAACCTAAAGCAAATTTCAGAAATTTCATTACTGTTGGCCTAAGTCTTTCTCTGTTCTTATAAAAGATTGCAGCAGATATACTCCCTGTAAGAGTCTATTGATAGCCAGGGTAATTATACATCAGTCTGTCCATACAGATGGTGATGGAAAGTTAGACACAAAGTGTCGTTTAGCAGGAACCTGCTGACATTTCTGGTCCAACAATTTCACTGATGGTTTATCGGTATGAGAAGAGCTGGCCCATGCGTGGCGCCACCTGGCGGAGGTGGTGATATGTGAAGAGTGCTGTCTGTGCACACCTGGAGGGAGTGGTGATGGGTGTCATCATGGCAACTGTCACTTGAACATACACTCTG includes:
- the LOC137273989 gene encoding small ribosomal subunit protein eS1, yielding MAVGKNKRLTKGGKKGAKKKAVDPFAKKDWYDVKAPSMFAVRQIGKTLVTRTQGTKIASDGLKGRVFEVSLADLQNDEVTFRKFKLIAEDVQGRNVLTNFHGMDLTRDKLCSMVKKWQTLIEAHLDVKTTDGYLLRIFCIGFTKKRANQVKKTCYAQHTQIKAIRKKMLEIVGREITSNDMKEVVNKLIPDSIGKDIEKACQGIYPLHDVYVRKVKVLKKPKFDVGKLMELHGEGSGGGSSKPVTSEGGEGVTRPEGYEPPVLESV